TCTTAACGCTTCAATTTTGTTTGTTGCTTTTAATTCCAGAATAATGTTTTCCCTTTTAATTCTTTTATTAAGTTTAATGTTTCTCAGTATTTTGTCATAATTTACTGAGTAGTCTAATTTTTTTGCATTCAAAGAAACAGTTTTAACCTCTTCAGTTATTGTTTCTAAATGTAGAATAGTTTCTCTGAATAAGTCTTGCATTATCATTAGATGTTTATTTGGACATTCAAATGTGATTTTACTTCCCTCTCGCTTAATTGATAAAGAAATGTCGTCTCGTCTTGCGTTGATATATTGTGAAAAATCATTCTTCACTTGTTGAGTGAAGAAACCTTCTTTCCTTAGTTCATTTTTTAAATCCCATGTAAGTATTTTTGCTAAATTATCGTATGCAAATGATACTGTAATTTGAGTATTTTTCTCTGTTCTTAATAATTTTCTTAATCCATTTTTGTTTACTTTAAATAGCAGGTTTATTATTGGTGTTGAAATTATTGTTGGCAAGAAAACCATTATTATAACTATTCCAAATATTTTCTGACTTATGAAATTGGAAGAAAGTGCTACGTTTGCAATAATTAATGATATCTCGCCCCTTGGAATCATCCCAAAAGCTATTCTTAGAGCACCAAGCTTATTAAAACCTAGGAAACACGCTGGGATAAAGCAATATACAAGCTTAGTAGCTATTGCTACGCAACTGAGCAGGACTCCTAATATCATGACTTCTCTTGATAATATTTCATTAATATCAGCCATAAGTCCTATTGATGTAAAAAATATTGGTATAAAAAATCTTTCAAATATTGTTAATTTGTCTTGAATTACATATACAATATCTGTTTTTGACATGGCAAGGCCAAATACATAGGCTCCAATCACAAATGACATTCCTAAATTTTGGAAAAAACTAGAGACAATAAAAGCTAGGGCAATAGTTATTACCGTAGCTAGCGTAACGCTATTTAACCTTTTAAGTAATTTTGAGATTGGTTCTGATAATAAAATTAATATTAACGTTAGGCAGAGCCATATTAGTATGTTCTGGATTGTGGCCATAATTGAACTTGCAATATCAAGTTCTGATATTGATCTTGCTATTGTTATCACACTTGTTAGCATTATCATAGAGAGAACATCATCAATTATTGAAGTAGATATTATTGTAACTCCCTCCGATGTACTCATCTTTTTCTTCGCTGAGAGTATGCTTGCAGCAATTCCTGCTGAGGTGGGGGTGCCAATGATCCCTATAAAAAGAGATGTGGGACTAATGAGCTGGACATCAAAAAGAATTGTAGATACTAGTACGAAGCTTAAAAAGGTCCCAATTACTTCTGTAGTTCCTATTAATCCTCCACGAGGTAGGAATTTAAGGAATAGCTTTAGGTCAGTCTCAAGGCCTGCTGTGAAGAGAAGAATAATTGAAGCTATTGTTGAAATTGCAAATATTTCTTCGTTTATTAGGTAATTGTCGCTAATGCGAGTAATTCCTAATGGAAACAGCAGAGGTATTTTAACCTTTCCAAGAAACGTTGGACTTAAGATAATTCCGGCTGTTATTTGTCCTATAACCTTAGGTATCCCGAATTTTCCTACCAGATTACCAAGAAAACTAGCACCAATTACAATAACAGCCAGAGTCATTACAAATGAAGACATTTTGGCTTCAACATGATGGCCCGCGTCTTGAGCATAGTCTAGCGCTCCAAACGCGATCATAGGATTTAGAATGAGCAATGTTTTGTAGACGGATTTTCCATTCATTATTTAATCTCTTCTTTAAAATTTGATTTTAATAGCTTTGACAGGTTTTCAATGACTTCACTCTCTTTCTCTCCACTTGCTACGACGGTTATCCTCTGTTTGTATATTACTCCGAGTATGATGACCTCAATTGTAGATTTAGCATCGGCTTGTCTACCGTCCCTTGTAACCAATCTTACATCGCAACAAGGATATTTACTTGCAAGTAGCGAAATCATGCTAGATGGCCTTGAATGAATGCCTTCTTTGTTGGTTATCTCAATTTCTACTGTTTGCATTTAATGTTACTTACTTATTTTCTTTTTTATTTTTTTCTTTATTTGCCGTGTTTTGAAGCCTGTCCACTAGGCTTTCTACTAGTTGATACAACTCCTTACCCTTTTCTTCAATGTGGATTATTTTACCCCAGTTAAAATGAAGATGAGCATCTATGTCAAAAACATCGTTCTCTTTCTTTATTGTAATTTTCAAACTTTCTGAGTTTTGTTTAATATGAGTCCCAATTTTACCCAATTTTTTTAAAATAAAATCCTCTGTAGCAGCACTTAAGTGATAGTTAATAGCTTGTATTTTAGGTTCCATGACCTTCCCCCTCAAGTTTTAATTCATTCCTGTATTTGTTTACAGTCCTTCTTGAAATAGAGATTCCCTTGGATTTCAGTATATCAGAAATTCTACTATCAGACATCTTTTTATCTTTGGCTAAAATTCCTTTTATTACTAATTTAATACTTAATTTTGAAAATTCATTTGTTTTTGAACCCCCTACTGAATTAAATAATTTCCTAACAGCAATTATTCCCCAGTCGAACTTTAGATATTTATTTTTTATTGTTCTTGATATCGTTGATTTTGATAGGTTAATTTTTTCAGATATGTCAGCCAGTTTCATTGGCCTTAAACTCTTAAATCCTCTTCGTAAAAATTCTTTTTGAAGTGTATATATTGCTATTGCTATTTTGGCTAGTACTTCGTCTCTATATCTTAAAGATTCAATCAGCCATTTTGCTTGTCTATATTTTTTACAATCTTTAACTTCGGGTTTTCTTAACTCTTTTTTAAAGATATTTACTTCTTTAATTTTTATCTCAAGTTTATCGTCTTTATTTATGATGATGATATCAGGTTCAATATAGTGATTTGTGTCTTTCATGTCTTTAAATTCAAATGTTGGATTAGGATTAAGCGTAGTTTTAATTGCTTCAATAGCTTGATTGAAAACTTCAGTACTGATTTTAAGTTCTTCTTTTATTTTTTCTTGACCATTATCAAGTAAATCTGCTCTTTGAAGAATTTTAATTACATTGTTGTCTAATTTATGGTATTTTGCTTGCAGTATTAATGACTCTATTATGTTGAATACACAAATTCCTACTGGATCAAATTTTTGAATTAGTTCAATTATTCGATTGACTTGTGGCCAATCTTCCTTTTTGAATAACTCGTAGGGATTTATTACATGAAAACCTTTGTTGTCTAAATTACTTATTATCGTTTCTCCTATTTTAATCTCATCTTCACTCAATTTTTGAATTCTTAGTTGGAACAAAAGATGTTCTTTAAGAGAGGGTTTAGTTGACGTTTTCTCCAATGCAATTTCGTATTGAGTTTTAGTGTTCTCATCTTCTTTGTAGAAAAGTTTCCTAAACTTATAGGTTCGTAGTGTTTCAAAAAATATTTGATTTGGATTTAATTGAAGGTATTCGTTATTTTCAACTTCATTTAGTATAATCTGTGCTAGAGCTTTTGTATCAAGACTTAGCATTTTAATCGTGTTTATTTGGGCTATGTGTAATTTTTGTGCTAACTGCAGGGTTTGCTTAATCATCTCTACATGAAAATATATAGTATTCCACTAGATATTATCAGTATTGCAGAGCTAATTTTTTTGTAAGCTAATAAAACAATTAAATTTAGTGCTGCAAGTGAAAAGCTCTTTAAAAGTTCTGTGCTACTATCGCCTATTTTTAAGAATATACTTTCAAGTAAAATAACTACGGTAATCAACCACAATGCTATGATTACAGGCCTTAAGCTTTCAAGATAATACTTTAGGAAACTTATCTTATGTAGTACCAGTGTGAGAAGCGTAATAATTAATAACGGTGCGGTGATTAGAGCTACTGTGGCAACGACGGCACCGCTAACTCCGGCAATTTTTGCACCCACATATGTTGCTATATTGGTGGCAATTGGCCCAGGAGTAATTCTAGATATTGTAATAATATTGATAAATTCTTCCTTTGTTATCCATTGTTTATTAGTAATTATTTCTTTATTAATTATTGCTGTAATTCCATTCCCTCCACCAAAATTTAGAATCCCTATTTTAAAGAAGGTGATGAATAGATTTATTAAGGTCAAGCTTGTGCCTTTTTTTGCAAAAATCTCTTCTTTACTGTGTATGTTGTAAAGCATGCGAACAAGAAGACTATTAGTATGTATGTTATGTCTATACGGAATCTATGTATCATGTATGTTATTCCTAAACATATTATCCATTTGATTATTGATTTCTTCAGCATTTTTTTTGAGAAATCAAGTATAACCATTGACATTAGTATGGTTGAGGATATTTTTGCACCATCAAGAAATTTTTCTAAATAAATGTTATTTGAATCTAAAGTTACGTGGAGTGCTAGTACTGTGATTACAATTATGGAAGGCAAGATTCCAGCAATAGTTAATAAAATTGCTCCTCTAAAGCCCTTAAGCTTTTTCCCAATTAAGAATGCAAAATTTATGGCAGTTACTCCGGGGACTACATTGGATGTGGCAAGTATTTCATTGAAATCCCTTTCAGATATTAGTTTTTTGTTATTCACAATTGTTTTCCTCAGTTCAGATATTATTAACAAGCCCCCCCCAATAGTTAGTGTCGTTATTTTAAGTACGAGGTAGAATAACTTAAATAAACCATACGATTCCTCTTTTTGTTCCTTCATAAGCCCCTTACTTTAAATTTAATGGTTGGCATATTGGGTGTAATTATACCATGTTGCAGAATTTTATTTTGCGTTGTTTTATATGCTATAATTTGCTGGCTTATGAGTGGTCAGCCAATAACATCAAGTGTATTCAAGGAGATATTTGTCTTTCAAAACTATATTAATGGAATGCTTGAGACAATAATAGGCTATGGGTTTAAAATCCTTGTAGCGGTTTTTATATGGTATTGCTTAAGGTTTCTTATTAAGAAGTTGAGTAAGTTATTTTTTAAAACTTTAGAAAGAGCAAGGTTGGAGACAAAACTAGATTCTACTATTTTCAATTTTTTAAAGTCTTTGTTTAAAGTAATGCTAGATATGGTTTTAATTTTGATCATTTTGCCTTATCTTGGGTTTTCCACAACTTCAATTTTTGCTATATTTGGATCTTTAAGTATTGCAATCGGGCTTGCTGCTCAGGGAATTTTATCTAATTTTGTCAGTGGTTTAATTGTTCTAAACTCTAATTTTTTTAAAATCGGTGACTACATTAAATGCGATGATGTTGAGGGACAGGTAGATGATGTTCAGATATTTTTTACTACACTCAAGACTGTGGATGGCAGGGTTGTAAAGGTTCCAAATAGTAAGTTTACAAACACATCGGTTGTTAATTTTTCCACAAAACCTAAAAGAAGGATTTCTTTAAGCTTTCAGGTGCCTTATGACACAGACATTGACGTACTTAAAAGTAAAATGGCAAATTTGGTGTTTTCATTGGACAAGGAACAGTACGGCATTGCAGATCCTAGTGTTGTTGTAGAAAGCTATACTCCTTATTACATAGTCATGCAAATAAGATGTTTTGTAAATACGGAATTTTTTTGGGATTTTCAGTATTTCATAGCAGAAAACATCAGGTGCGTTTTGGCCAATATGGGAATAAAATTCCCCATTCATACTATCGATTTTAACAAACTGTATTAGTAGTATAATTCTTAATTATTTCACAGTAGTACTCTTCGATTTTTTCTATGAAAAACGAGCTTGAAAAGGAGAGGGAGCTGTCTTCTGTGTTTTTTTGAAAAATCTTTAATTTCCCCTCATCTCCTACTATCTCGTTAATGTATTTGTGTATATCCTCATAATTGTCTATTAAGAAGCCATTTTTTCCTTGTGAGATTACGTCTTTATATATTACGTCATTAATAAGTACAGCAGGTGTACCAGCGGTTAAAGCTTCAATTACTGTCATTGGATACACCTCGCTTTTTGATAAACTTGCAAAGACATCAGAGATCTTATAGTAGTAATACATTTCTTCCCATGGAATTGTTCCAATAAGTATTATTTGTCCTTCAAGACCAAATTTTCGTTTAAAACGCCTTATCTCGTTTTCTTCTCGGCCTTTTCCTATAAGAATTAATTTATAATTTTTGTTGTCAACTAAAAGGTTTCTTAAGTGTTTTATTAATAGGTGTATGTTTTTCTCTTTATTTAACCTACCAACAAACACTATGATTTTATCATTTTCGCATATTCCATGTTTGTTTAAAATTTCTTTTCGCTTTGTTGTATCTAGATGTTTTATGAAAAGGTCCCTGTCAACTCCATTTGGAATTATTTTGTAATCGGATTGCTTTGCAAGTTTGAAATATTTGTCTCGTGCCTTAATTGATGGATAGATGAAATGATGTACTTGAGAGTAAAATTTTTTCATTATTTTGTCTGGATTGGTTAAATATTTTAAAATCCCTAAATAATGTAGATAAAAATCCCACATTGTGTGATTTGTGTGTACTATTGGGATATTTTGTTCTAAAGCCATTTTTTTCCCAATCTTACCCATAGTAAATTCGGAGTGTGTATGAATTATTTCAGGTTGGTATTCACGTATTATTTTTCTTATGCGTGATTTATTTGGAAAAGCTATTCTAGCATCTACCTTGTGATTAAGTTTGATTGACAGACAACGGTAAACATTATTTTCTTCTAAAGGTGCACTTCTGGAATTCGGACAAAAAATGTAAACAGTATGTCCTTTCTTTTCAAAACCTTCTTTAATTTGTTTTATAGAAGTTGCTACACCGTTTTTGTCTGGAAGATATGTATCTGTAAATATTGCGATTCTCATGTTTTTGCTCTAGTAGTTAAAGTATAATATATTTGGCAGTTGAATTATAATATTGTTTACATGCAAGAAGTCTACTTGTTATTGGGTAAAGAGCAGGGGTTAAAGGAAGCTTATCTAGATGGTATTTTAAGGAAGTTTAGTGCTTCGCATAGCGATTTGGTTGTGAATAAAGTTTTTCTGTCAGATTTGTCTTCTGTAGAGCTTTCTGAATTGCTTTTAACTAATTCTTTTTTTACTAAGAAGGAAGTTTTTGTCGTTTATGAAGCTGAAAATTTAAAAAACAAGAAGGAATTAGAGTTAATTTATAGTACCATTGCAAAATCTTTAAATAAGATTGTTATTTTTGTGTCTACTGAAAATTCAGTCAGCTTTGATCCCAAGAATCATTTGAAGTTGATTAAGAAAACTTTTTATGAGTTGTCTAATTCTGATAAGTTTTTGTTTGTGAAGAAAAGTTTTTTTGAGCTTGGTGTGAAGGTCACAGACAAGGCCATAAATTTAATGCTTTTCATGTTGGATTCAGACACTAAAATTTTGAAATTTTATGTAAATTCTCTTTCTCTTATTATTAAGAATAAAACTATTGATGAACATGATGTGAGTTCTTGGATTAGCTATGTAAGACCGGAGAACACTTTTTCTTTGTTTGAATCAATTTTAAAAAAGGATATGGAGGGTTCTTTAATTAAGATTAAATCCATTCTAGACCAAGGAGAAGATCTTGTTAGTGTGTTGATGAGTCTTGGTTGGCAATTTAGGAAGCTTTTAAAGATAAAGATAGATTTTCAAAATTCGGGTAACATTTCGGTTGTGTTTAAGAAACATAAAATATTTTCCTCACTAGAGAGAATTTATAAGATGGGACTTAAAAATTATTCAGATTTTGATATTAAATTTGTTTTAAAAGCGTTTCATAAGTTTGATTTGTATTCAAGAATTTATGGTAAGAATTTACATTTGAATTTAGCATATTTTATGGTATTTGCACTATTAAGACGAGATGAGACGATTCTTAGTAATTTTTCTTCTAAATTTAAGTATGATTTTTAATAATTTTTGGTGCTAGATTGAAAGGGTGTGGTTTGAGGTTTTCGCAATTGAAGCTTTTGGCTTTATTCGTGTGTTTTTTTATCTCTTGTGTATCAAAGCATGAAGCTGCGAGGGCTGTGTTGGTAGAATTTTTAGATTCTGTTAAAGATTTACAAAATAATCCTGAGAGATTTTATGGGTTTCTAAATATTGCCAATGATGATGATATGGCTGCAAGGATTGCTGGGCTTACAAAAGAGGCAAGAGATGATTTCATTCTTTACCCATTGTTTTTTAATAATATGAAATATGTAATTAAGGATAAAACCATTGTTGCAGATTCGTTTAAGTTTGAGGTTGAAATTAAAAATATTAAATTTAAAAGCGGCATGGAAAAATTTCTAAATAGGCTTAAAGAATTGGAGCCAGAGTTGGGAAGCATAAAAAATCTTTCAGCACATGAACGTAAAAGTCTGTTTGATAAAGTGATAAATGATGTTGTAAATAGTTTAAATGAGTTGGATTATGTTTCAGTTTTGCACACATTTAGTCTAGTAAAAACAGAATCTGGTGAGTATAAAATAGATCTACTAGGTGACGCTTTAACCATATCTGGCAGGAATAAGGTGCTTGATGAACTTTTTTTAAAATTATCTCCTGGGATATCTCAAAATGCTCAAGACAGCTACAACACTGGTGGTGACTTAAAGAAAGGACGGATCAGGACAGATTGACTCACAATGATAACGCTGTGTGCAATTTTATAAGAACAAATTGTTTTATTTTTATAAGTCCATATTTTGTAAATGTTTTTCTTCTGAAAATTTTTTTATTTTTTTTGCAAGATCGATATTAATATTCATCTTTTCAGCTATTTCATTTTCAGTCAAAGGCAATATATCTTCGTATGTTCCAAGTGTTTTTAAAATATTTTTTGCAAATTTTTCACCAATTCCCTCTATATCATTGTAATTTAATTTTATCTTCCCGCGTAGTCTACTATTAAACTTGTTTGCTCGCCTGTGGGCTTCGTCTCGAACATTTTGTAATACTCTAAGAGCAGGGTCTCCGCTTGCAAGATTAATGCCTTGCGTCTTGTTTGGTACAAATATTGTTTCTTCTCTTTTTGCTAGCGCACAAATAGGTACCTTATCTGCAATTTTTAATTCTTTTAATACAGAATAAGCAGAATTTAATTGCCCTTTGCCCCCGTCTACTAAGATTAGGTCAGGAAGTTCTAAATTTTCATTGATTAGCTTTGTATATCTTCTTGATACAACTTCTTTTATTGCCTTAAAATCATCAATTTCTCCATTGATTAATGAGTTTATTTTATAAACTCTATATCCGCCTTTAAAGGGTTTTCCCATAGCAAAGGTAACCAAAGATGCTACTGTTTTGTGTCCATTAATATGGGAAATATCAAATCCTTCAATTGTTTTTGGGAGTTTTGTCATTTCAAGAATAATTCTTAAATTTTCTAGTGCTTTGTGCTTCTCGTTTTCATATTCTCTTAACGCGATTTCTGCATTAGAAATTGCCATTTCCATTATTTTTATGGTATTTCTAGATTCTTCGTAAATAATCTCGGGTTGTGTGTTTTTAAGTTCACTTATCAGTTTAGTGATATTTGTGGTTTCAATATCTTTGAAAATGTATATCTTGTTGGGTACTATCATGTTCATGGATGTATAGTATTGAACTAAGAATTCTGCTACTAGTTCATCCTCTTCGTATATGCTTTCGTCAAAATTAATATCTTTTTCTACTAATTTCCCGTCTCTGTATTTAAGTATTACAATAATATTTAGCATATCGGACTTGTAAATGTATACGTAGTCTGCACTCAGCTTATTAATTTTTGTAATTATTTGAGTTTGATTTAGTTCTATTAGCGATTTTTTAGTTTCTTTTAATTTTATTGCTTGTTCAAAATCTTCTTTTTGAATTACATCTTTCATTTTTCTTTCAATTTCATCTAAAAGTCCAGATATGTTTCCATTTAGTATTGATCTTATCTTGTTTATTTCCTTTCCGTATTCTTCTTCAAGATCATCTCTGTAGCACACCCCAAGACATTGGCCCATGTGAAAGTAAAGACATGGAGTGTTTGATCTATTTTTGCATTTTCTAGTTTTAAACGTTTTATTAATAAGGTCTAGTGCTAGATCCAAATTTTTTGCATTAACGTATGGACCAAAATATTCACTTCTATCATTTATTATTTTTCTAGTTTTAAAGACTCTTGGATACTTTTCTCGTGTTATTCTTATCATAGGGTATCCCTTATCATCTTTTAACTTAATGTTGTAGTCCGGTCTGTGCTCTTTTATCAAATTACATTCTAAAAGTAAAGCCTCATATTCACTATTTGTAGTAATTATGTCTATTCTTTCTACATTTCTCATCAATATTTTTGTTTTGTGTCCAATTCTTTCCAGAAAATAGCTCTTTACTCTTGCTCTTAAATTTTTTGCTTTTCCAATGTACAACACCCTGCCAGTTGCAGAGTACATTTTGTAACACCCACTGGTAGTCGGAAATCTCTGTACTCTCTGATACAAGCCCTGTAAACGTTCAATCATGCTGCCTCACCGTTGCTTGCTTAAATAACCATTTCTGCTTTTATGATATAATATTATATCATGTTCGGGCAATTTTTAAGTGTGTTGTTTCTGTGTTTGGGGAGCTGAAGGTTTATTGTAATGAGGTTGATTTTTACATTCGTGCTATTTTTTTTGTGTATCCATGGCGTTTTTTCGCAGGAGCTTAAGCTAATTCTTGATTCGAAAGATGGCTTTAAGTTTATTCAGGAATATCATAATGTTAGCTTTGAGAAGGATAGTAGGGGCATTCTTGGAATTTATTTAGATAGACATAGGGGCGTCCTGGATGTTAGTAACGTTGATTTGCGATTGGAAATTGAGAAAGATAATCTTCTTAAGGATACCTCTTTAAATTATTTTATTGACTCAAGTAATGCTAAGGTTTCAAATTCTTTTCATAACATCTCAGGTAATTCTTTAATCTTTTACTCAAGTAGAAATACTCTTAGGCTTAAGCCAGTAACTAGGAAGGCTTTTTTTTATTCAGGCAATGTGATTTCCGATTTTACAATTCAGTTTTGGTTGTATCGCACTACTTCTGTTACCGGGGAAATGATTGTGAGCTGGAATGGATATAAAAATATTAAGGGTGCTTGGCTAGACCAGGCTATTCGGTTGGAGAGTGAAGAAGGAACTTTTGTTTGGAGCTTTAACAATGTGTTTTTGAATGAAAAAGGAGACCCTGTTAAGGTTAAGATAAAAAGCGATGATGATTTTGTTCCAAAAGAATGGCATTTACATACTATAAGGTATAAGCAGAAGGAGGGGCTGCTTGAATATTTAATAGATTCTAGACCACAGGCTATAGAGTATATTACTAATGATAGAAGAGAAGGTTCTGGTTATTTGTTAAGTATTGGTAATTTTATTGATTTTACTTTGGGGCAATATTTTACAGGAGCTATTGAAAATTTTGAAATTCATAAAAGTTTTGAGGAAGTAAGTAATGCTTTCTTCTCAAGGAATAAGGGGTACATTGTTACCGAACCAATAAGGTTATCCAAGGATTATTCTCAAATTCTTTCTATTGATTTTGACACTATGAAGCCCAGAGATACAGAGATCGTTTATTACTATAGGTTAGATAATAAGGTATTTTATGGGACAGATGGGAGTGGAGAGGTCAAGAAGAATTTGACGGGGGATTGGATTCATTTTGACCCGAAGATAGGATTTCCTGGTTCTAGTGTGTCAAAATATATACAACTTAAGGTTGAGTTTTATCCAAATGGCAATCCTTTAGATAGCCCAGCTCTTTATAGCATGATGCTTACTTATATACCTGAAGCAGCTCCCTTCCCGCCTGTTATAACAAAAGCTGTTCCAAGTTCGGGAGAGGTGTTTATTGAATGGGTTCCTGTCATTAATAGCAATATTGTGGGTTATTATATTTATATCGGGATTAGCCCCGGTAATTATCATGGTAAATCTGGGGGCGTTCTTTCGTCTCCTATTGATGTGGGCAATAAAACTGCTTTCAAAATTACAGGTCTTGAGGACGGAAGACTTTATTATATTAGTGTTGCCTCTTATAGTTTAGACAAAAGAGTAAATGAAACTTCATTTTCAAAAGAAATTTCCGTAAGACCCATGGAGATATTTAAAAGATATGAATAATGGCGACTTTGAGAAAGCATTAGAGCTGTATAAGAAAAGTGATTTTAAAAATGCTCTACTGAATTTGGATGTTTTTGATGATAATTTTGATTCTTTGTCCCTTAAGGCTCTAATCTATTTTAGGCTTAAAGATTATAAGGCGCTTTTGTATATTCTAGATACTTATCCTGTTTTAAGTGAGTGTAGATTTTTAATTAAACTTTTAAATTATGGTAAATTTGAGGGGCAGGTGGGTGAATTAAGTTATTTTGAAAATTATAATCTTGGTGTTTTTTATTTTGGACAAAAAAAATATGAAAATTCTTTGGATTGTTTTTTAAAAGCAAGTGAACAAAATTCTAGTCTTATTCAAGCTGTTAATAATGTTGCTGTTTTACTTGAAATGTTAAACAGAAGAGAAGAAGCTAAAGATGTCCTCCTTAGGGCCATGGATATAGACAAAGATAATCCTCTTGTTAAGTTAAATGGATGGCTTTTAAAGAATAACTTTGCATTTGAAGGTGTAAAGCCTTTAGAAATTGAGGAGAGTTTTTGCGGAGCTAATCTTGCTCTTGTTGTTAACTATTTGATATACTACCTCTACGTCATAGGGGAGATAGGCAGTGCCGTTGAGCTTTCTGAGAGGTTTTTAACGGACTCTAGTTATTCTAAATATATTTGGCATAATAGGGCCACCGTCTTGCATAAAATAGGGAATATGACACAAGCTACTAAATCTTACGTAAGGGCTATCTTGAGTTTTCCCAATATTTATACAATATATAATATGCATATAGCTACAGTAGATCTCTTAAATTTTTCTCCTAGGAAAGCTATCGAGAGAATGGTCCTAGATTATCCTGATATGGACTTGGTTTGTTTTTATGCTTTTTTATTTTTCTTAAGGAACCGTGATCTTGAGGACGCATATTTTTATATGAAAAAGCTTTGCGAACTTAGGCCAGAAACTTACTCTGAATTTTTAAAGTTACTTGAGGCTAGGGAAGATGTTTTGATCGAAGAACTTTTAGAAGAGTTGGCAATATTTTTAAAGGGGAATTGGGTATCGGAATATTTGTTTTTTGTTGATAATTCCTTAAATTTAAAAGATCCTGTTTTTGTGTTTGATTATGATATTAGGATTTGTCCTTATATTTGGAAAGTTAAAGATGAACACATTGAGCTTAGAGTTAACAGTAACGAGATTTCTATTACTAGAGAGATTTTATTAAATGAGCTTGGTAGCATTAACACTGATGTTTCAGTCAGAGAAATTAAGAACTTAATTGGTGCTTATAGAGATTTTAGAATTAATTGTTAATGTGAGCATTTTACTTTTTGTTGACAATGTTATTTGTCTAATATACTATTTATTAGTACGTAAGGAGAGATGCCAGAGTGGCCGAATGGGGCTTCCTGCTAAGAAGTTGTCCTTTTAAAAGGGGACCATGGGTTCGAATCCCATTCTCTCCGTAGGGGCTCTTGTTGAATACCTTGACAAGAATTTCTTTGATTTAATAAAATGTGTAGTGATCTGGGAGAGGTGGCAGAGTGGTTGAATGCTACGGTCTTGAAAACCGTCGTAGGTGTAAACCTACCGTGAGTTCGAATCTCACCCTCTCCGTTTGGTTATAAGATACCCAAGACTGGGCTTGGGTATCTAGTTCTCGGTGTTTTTGTTAACTGGGAATGTAAATTCGATCTTTCCACTTGCGTGATCACTTATTGTAAGTGGGTCGTAGAAGAAAATTACATTATTGTTTTTAAAGTAGTATTTGTTTTTTTTAAAAGTATCTTCGAAGCTGTCTTTGGATAAGCTTTGGTTAATGTCGCCTTTACTGAACTCTTTAACTTCTTTTTTAACTTGTTCTTTCAGTACTTGCATCAAAGAGTCTAGTTG
The sequence above is drawn from the Borrelia sp. RT5S genome and encodes:
- a CDS encoding cation:proton antiporter, giving the protein MIAFGALDYAQDAGHHVEAKMSSFVMTLAVIVIGASFLGNLVGKFGIPKVIGQITAGIILSPTFLGKVKIPLLFPLGITRISDNYLINEEIFAISTIASIILLFTAGLETDLKLFLKFLPRGGLIGTTEVIGTFLSFVLVSTILFDVQLISPTSLFIGIIGTPTSAGIAASILSAKKKMSTSEGVTIISTSIIDDVLSMIMLTSVITIARSISELDIASSIMATIQNILIWLCLTLILILLSEPISKLLKRLNSVTLATVITIALAFIVSSFFQNLGMSFVIGAYVFGLAMSKTDIVYVIQDKLTIFERFFIPIFFTSIGLMADINEILSREVMILGVLLSCVAIATKLVYCFIPACFLGFNKLGALRIAFGMIPRGEISLIIANVALSSNFISQKIFGIVIIMVFLPTIISTPIINLLFKVNKNGLRKLLRTEKNTQITVSFAYDNLAKILTWDLKNELRKEGFFTQQVKNDFSQYINARRDDISLSIKREGSKITFECPNKHLMIMQDLFRETILHLETITEEVKTVSLNAKKLDYSVNYDKILRNIKLNKRIKRENIILELKATNKIEALRELLSVIEVEIDKEMILQDLMAREKIITTALKEGFAIPHLKTNLIKKMHIAIGISHNGIDFNAIDNNLSHIFILILYPAKDYVNYPPILASIVGKVDLNKQEMLNAKTDKEIYNIIVG
- a CDS encoding HPr family phosphocarrier protein, with the protein product MQTVEIEITNKEGIHSRPSSMISLLASKYPCCDVRLVTRDGRQADAKSTIEVIILGVIYKQRITVVASGEKESEVIENLSKLLKSNFKEEIK
- a CDS encoding HPF/RaiA family ribosome-associated protein; the encoded protein is MEPKIQAINYHLSAATEDFILKKLGKIGTHIKQNSESLKITIKKENDVFDIDAHLHFNWGKIIHIEEKGKELYQLVESLVDRLQNTANKEKNKKENK
- the rpoN gene encoding RNA polymerase factor sigma-54, whose amino-acid sequence is MIKQTLQLAQKLHIAQINTIKMLSLDTKALAQIILNEVENNEYLQLNPNQIFFETLRTYKFRKLFYKEDENTKTQYEIALEKTSTKPSLKEHLLFQLRIQKLSEDEIKIGETIISNLDNKGFHVINPYELFKKEDWPQVNRIIELIQKFDPVGICVFNIIESLILQAKYHKLDNNVIKILQRADLLDNGQEKIKEELKISTEVFNQAIEAIKTTLNPNPTFEFKDMKDTNHYIEPDIIIINKDDKLEIKIKEVNIFKKELRKPEVKDCKKYRQAKWLIESLRYRDEVLAKIAIAIYTLQKEFLRRGFKSLRPMKLADISEKINLSKSTISRTIKNKYLKFDWGIIAVRKLFNSVGGSKTNEFSKLSIKLVIKGILAKDKKMSDSRISDILKSKGISISRRTVNKYRNELKLEGEGHGT
- a CDS encoding chromate transporter; the encoded protein is MTLINLFITFFKIGILNFGGGNGITAIINKEIITNKQWITKEEFINIITISRITPGPIATNIATYVGAKIAGVSGAVVATVALITAPLLIITLLTLVLHKISFLKYYLESLRPVIIALWLITVVILLESIFLKIGDSSTELLKSFSLAALNLIVLLAYKKISSAILIISSGILYIFM
- a CDS encoding chromate transporter, with the translated sequence MKEQKEESYGLFKLFYLVLKITTLTIGGGLLIISELRKTIVNNKKLISERDFNEILATSNVVPGVTAINFAFLIGKKLKGFRGAILLTIAGILPSIIVITVLALHVTLDSNNIYLEKFLDGAKISSTILMSMVILDFSKKMLKKSIIKWIICLGITYMIHRFRIDITYILIVFLFACFTTYTVKKRFLQKKAQA